The Chloroflexota bacterium genome includes the window TTCCGCGAGATGAACGCCAAGCTGAATGCGGAAGGCCCTCAGGCCATGGCTGACTACCTCGCCGATGACGTCGAGTGGCACGAGATCGGCCGAGTCGAGCCCATCCGTGGCAAGGCGGCGCTCGCCGAGCGCTGGGCAGGCATGGGTGACGCGGGCGGTTCGTTCTCGGTGGATGTCCACGACACGGTGGCCAATGACGATCACGTGATTCAGCTCGTCACCGCCACGGTGACCATGGGCGGCAAGACGTTCACCTACCGCACCGCCGAGATCTTCCACGTGCGCGACGGGAAGGTCACCGCCCGCTGGGCCTTCTCGGACGACACCGCGGCCATCAACGAGTTCTTCGCCGGCACCTAGGAGTCAGCGGCCTGGCGGCGAAGCTCCCCGAGGTACGCCGCCGCTCCCCGCCACGTGGGCCACGTCGGCTCGACCTCATAAGGTGCCGGAGGCTCGGCGAGGCGGCCATGGGGTTCGACAAGGATGGCACGAGCGCCGGCGGCCGCGGCCAACTGGCGGTCCGTCGTGAGCAGTTCGGCATCGGCGGATTCGGCGAGCGCCAGGTACGTCGCGTCGTAGGCGGTCAGCCCGTGGCGCTCCACGAGGTCGATCACGATCAGCCGGCCGAACGCATCGGTCTCGATCGTTTCGATTCCGAGCTCCTCCAATTCGCGGATCGCCTCCAGAATATCGGCGCTCGTGTAATGGTGGCGGCGAGCCAGCGAATTGATCACCTCCAACCAGAAGAACGCTGGGACGCTGGGACGGCCGCGCTTGCGCAGAAGGCGCCGGATGAGATCACGCGCCGGCTCACGGCGGACGATGGCGACGGCGATTGACGCGTCTATGACCAACCCGTTCACAACTCTCGATGCCCGTGGTCACGTTCCCATCGAATGGCAGCTGCGGAATCCAGATCGTCAGGACCTTCGGGATGCGCGATCGCCATGCGCTTCGCGAACGCCTCCAGGCGATCGAAGGCCGCTTCGCGCCGGCGGATCATTTCCTCATCGGGCTGGTCGAGGCGTGTGCCGTCCTCGTAAGGGACCAGGACGGCCATGGGTCGGTGATCCCGCTCGATCACGATTCGCTCGCCGGCCGAGGCCCGGTCGAGCCACTCCCCCATCCTCCGCCGCAGGTCCATGGCTGTGATGGTTCTCATAGCCGACCAGTATAGTCGGCTCACATAGTTGTCTCCGGGGTCGACTATGCGTCCATCCACGGGGGTGCCCGGTTAGGATGGGGTGTCAATCTGAGGAGGTACCCCGATGGCCGAGCATCCAAGCGCCACGCTGATTCGCGAGGGACTGCGCGCCCTGAATCGCGGCGACATCTATGAGATGGCCGACATGCTCGCCGAGGACGTCGAATGGCACGAGATTGGTCGCGCTGAGCCCATCCGCGGCAAGGCGGCGCTCGCCGCCCTCTATGGCGGAGCTGCCCTGCCCGACTCCGAGATCACCGCGGAACTCCATGACGTGGTGGCCAACGACGACCACGCCATTGCGCTGGTCACGGCCACGGCGCGGCGCGGCGGCCGGACCCTTACGTACCGGACCGCGGAGATATTCCATGTCCGCAACGGGAAGGTCACGGCGCGCTGGGCGTTCTCCGACGATACCGCGGCCATCAACGAGTTCTTCGCCGGCACCTAGTCACGGGGCGATTCAGGCGCGGGCGGGCAGATCCATCAGGAGGGTCGATCCGTCCGGGCCGGTCGTCTCGACCGATATGGCGCCACCACTCGGCGCCAGGAGCTCGCGGGCGATGGTCAGACCGATGCCGGCGCGGGGGCCCGCGCCGGGTTGGGTGGCAGGTTGGATGGCGCGCGCCGGATCGGATCTGTAGAAGCGCTCGAAGATGTGGGGCAGGTCCTCGGGCGGGATGCCGGGGCCCTGGTCGATGACCCGAATCTGGACCCGATCCCCCGCCTCCCCGGCGGCCGTGGCGGTGACCCGGACGCTCCTCCCGCTCGCGGTGTGTTGGGCGGCATTGGTCATCACGTTGCGCAGGGCGCGGCCCAGGTGCGCGGTGTCGGCCCAGGCCGCGAGCTCCGGCGCCACGGGCTGCACCTCGACCTTCACGCCGCGCTCGCGGTAGAGGCCATCGAGCGCGGAGGCGGCCTCGGCCAGGATGGCGGCCACCTCCACCCGCTCGGGGCGAGCCTGGAGGGGCGCGGCCTCGGCGCTGGCCAGCTCCCCGAGCTGGACGATCACGCTCCCGAGTGCCGACGCGGACGCGCGCGCAGCCTCCAGGTTGGCGAGGTTCTTGGGCACGACCCCGTCGATCATGGCCTGCAGTTGACCCTCCAGCACGGTGGCGGGGGTCGCGAGGTCGTGGGCCATGTCGGTCGCCGCCCGGCGGCGGAGCATTTCCGTCCGTTCCAGTCGGGTGGCCATGGTGTTAAACGCGCCGGCCAGCTCCTGCGACTCGCGGTCGCCGCCGCCGGTGGCACGAGCCGACAGGTCGCCGCCTTCCAACCGGGAAGCGGCTGCCGTCACGTCCCGCAGCGGCCGAGTCTGTCGCCGCGCAATCCATACCGCCAGGCCCGCGATGACGACCAGGGACACCAGCCCCGATATCACCAACGCTTGGTTGAACAGGCGCAGGAACGGTTGCTCGGGGTTCTGGGCAGCCACGATGACCGAGATCATCGCGACTTCCTGGTCGGCGACCACCACCGGAGCATCGAGGCCGCGAGTCTCCCCGGCGGGGAGCATCTGGTCACCAAAGTGCGTGATCTCGCGACCCTCCGGGCCGTACACCGTGACCGGGCCATGCATGCTCCGAGACAGGCGCAGCAGGACCGATCGGGCCTCCCGCAGCGTCCCGCCCTGGCGCAGAAGCTCACCGAGCGCGTCGGCGGTCGCGTCCACCTGGTCCTGCTGCTGGGCGGTCACCACGTCATCGAAGGACCGGATGACCACCCGGTTGACCACCGCTCCCGTGAGCAGCAGGACAACCAGGACCGCGGCAGATAGGACCAGGCCCAGACGGACGGCCAGCGGCATGCCGGTGGCGCCCGTGGGGCTACCGGTGCTCCCCGGGGTGGGCGGCAGGGCCTGCGTCATATTGCGTCTCGGCTGGCGACCAGCCGATACCCGGCCTGGGGAACCGTCTCGATCAACCACGGGTCCGCCGCATCGTCCCGCAGCTTGCGACGCAGGTTGGCAACGTGGACGTCCACGACCCGCTCGAACACGTCGTCCGGCCGCCGCGCCACAGCCTCCAGGAGCTGCTCCCGGGTCATGACGCTCCCCGGCCGACGTGCCAGAGCCAGCAGCAGCCGCGCCTCCCCCGGTGTCAGCCGCCCGGATCGGGCGGCATCGGTCCCCTCCCCCGCCAGCGTGTACCGGCGGGTGGCGGGGTCCAGGGCCAGGCGTCCGCTGGCAAGCGACAGCATCGGTTCATCGGTCAGGTCATGCCCATTCCCGCCCGATGGCGTCGCGCGCCGCAGGATGGCTGCCACCCGGGCGGTCACCTCGTGGGGGTTGAACGGCTTGCCCAGGTAGTCGTCTGCTCCCTGCCGCAGGCCGGCAATCCGATCGGCATCGGTCCGCTTGGCCGATGTGATGAGGACCGGAACCGATCCACGGTCGCGCAACTCCTCGAGAACCGTCTCGCCCTGCATCTTGGGCAGCATCAGGTCGAGGATCACCAAGTCGGGGGGTTGGGCGTCGTATGCGGCCAGGGCAGCGGCGCCGTCCCCGACGTCGGCCACCGCGTAGCCTTCGCGTTCCAGGTACAGGCGCAGCAGCGCGCGCAGCTGCGGCTCGTCCTCGACGATCAGGATCCGCGGCTTGGCCCTGGCCTGGGCCCCGTTGGGGCGGGATTGGCTATTCGCGCGCGCCATGTGTGGGGCAGATGCTATCGGTCCGCCGATTCAGGAGTTGTGAAGGCCCGCCCCAGCTCTTCGGTTGGCGGGCCACCGTGCGGCGCCGGGCTCTTGTACACCACATGTACGCATCGGCCAAAAGCGCTTGGATGCGGCCCGGATTTGGCCCGGATTTGGCTCCCGCGTGGCCAATTTGGTCACGTCGTGAACATTCCGGCCAAGATTCGGTGCTTTCGGAAGGCTTGGGCGGTTAACCGTGGCCGATACGTACGCCACGTGTACAAACGCCCGGCCGGTGACTTTCTACACTGGTGCCCAAATGGAGACTTGGCAAGCGATCAACACGGTCCGGGTCGTCCGGCGGTTCGCTGACCGGCCGCTCGCCGACGAGCATCTCGATCGCATCCTGAACGCCGGCCGCCGGACCGGCAGCAGCAAGAACGAGCAGAAGTGGGCGTTCATCTCGGTGACGGACCGCGAGGTTCTGAGCCAGCTCACCGGGGTCGGGCGTTACGCGGACCACTTGACGGGCGCAGCCGTGGCGGTGGCGCTCATCACGCCCGATGACAGTGGGCGCGGTTCACGCTCGCTCCTGTGGGACCTGGGCCGCGCGGCCCAGAGCATGGTGCTGGCGGCATGGGAGCTGGGGATCGGCAGCGCGCCGGCAACGGTGTTCGACTTCGACCTCGCTGCGCAGGTGCTCGGCCTGCCGGACGGGCAGCGGTGCCACTATCTGCTGTCGTTCGGGTATCCGGCCGACCCGTCGGTGCTCACCGCGCCCAACAAGCGAGGCGGCCGCAAGCCGCTCGACGCCGTGGTTCACCGGGAGCGCTGGTAGGCCCAGGCTCCTAGCTCGTTGGATGCCGCATGCGTCGGGTTTGTCCCACCCAGTGGACGTATCGGCCAAGAAGGACCTGAGCGCGGGCAGGAATCGGCTGTTTCGTGGCCGTCTGGTTCACGCTGCGGGACAACCGGCCAAGTAGAGGACCCTTGGGGGCGGATTCAGCTGCGAAGTTGGCCGTTATTCCCACCCGGTGGGACAAGGACCAGGTCGCGTGCGAGTTGGGCCAATTCCGTGCGGGAAAGCGAAACGCCCGGTCCGAAGACCGGGCGTTCCAGTTTGCGAGTGGGTCGGGGCCTAGGCGGCCTGGACCTTCACGGCGCGGTCACCCTTGGGGCTGGACTCAACCTCGAAGGCCACGGACTCGCCGCCAACCAGGCGATCGAAGTCCAGAGAAGCGGCGAGCTCGTTCTTGTGGAAGAAGTATTCCTTCCCGTCGGGGCCGCCGATAAACCCGAAGCCGCGCTCCGAGATGACTCTCTTGATAGTTCCGGTAGTCATTGCAAAAAACCTCTGTCTCCTCGAACCAACACTTGCCTCACACAGCCGGCTCGAGAAGGAACCAACGACTACGCGAAGTCCATCGGAGAAGCCAATGGAGACCTATAGGGTACCACTACCCATCTGAAATGGCCGATTTCCGATCCGGATTTGGGCCTTACCGATCCGGAACGGCCGCCTGAGCCCTCGCCGAAGCCGGGGCTGGCAGGGATCCGCCATTCGCGGTTCCGACCTCGCCCTTGGTCCACGGCTCGGCCCACGAATAGCGGTGGCTGGTCTGTTCAAGCGCCTTCAGGACGTCCGCGCGGGCGAGATCCAGCTGGGCGCTCATCTTTCGGGCGTGGGGCCAATCCCCTTCGGGCATCTCGAGTTCCGCGCTGACGGCAGCGCGGGCACGGCGATAGGCCTGGATGGCGTCGTTCGCGGTGCGGGTGATCTGGTTCGTGGCCTCGCGCAGCATTCGCAGCCGCTCTTCGGGCCGCTGCTCTTCGGCCAGGCGGCGATCGAGGATCTCGATCAGATCACCAATGGTCCCCGGGGCGCGCTGGAGGAGTTGGAGATCGGGCACGCGGCGGCCCAGGCGGGTGTGCGCTGGCCTTATCGGCACCGCGGGCTCCGGATCATGAAGACACTCCTTCCGCGCGGCCTCAGCGACCGGGTCTCGCCGGACCTAGAAAGGAGTGATCGGAGGAGCCGCGATGCGAATGCCCCTGACTCGGGGCTCCTAAGGATACCACCCAGGTGTAGGCGCCCGGGGACGGACCCCGGACGCCCGCTACGTGGGCGTGATCTGGTTGGTCGCCTCAGTGCTGGATGTCGATCACCAGCCGGCTGGGATCGAGCAGGGTGAAGGCCCGCAGGCAATCTCCGCTGTTGACGCCGAGGAACCAGTTGTGGGTGGCCTCGAAGTCTCCGTACTCGACGAACTGGACGATCTGCGCGTAGCCGGGCTCGAAGTTGGTCGGGCCCTGGTACGGCTGCTCGCCGGTTTCGGTGTCGTACTTGGTGGCGCCGCCCAGGGTGATTCGATACACCACGGAGCCGTTGACCTCTATCGGAAGACCGCTCGGGTTCTGAACGTACGGCGGCTGAGCGAGGTCGAGCTCCAGGTTCGGCGTTCCGCCGTCGTACTCGAACACGATCCGGTCGTACCCATCGTGGGTTCCCACCCGAATGTCCTGCGTGATCAACGGGTGGAAGTCGCTGCCGACCGCATCGAGCGTAATCGGGAGGTCGCAGGTGAACGGCGGTTCCACGCCCGTGGACGGCTCCGCGGACGGTTCGACAGATGGGGACGGCTGTGCGGAGGGCTCACCCGAAGCGGATGGATCGACCGATGCCGGCGCGGAGGCGCTGGCGCTGGGTCCAGGGCCTCCCACCAGCGGGCCTCCGGCTCCCAGCTGGAGACCGACGATGACGGCCAGGACCACCACGGCGGCCACGGCTGCAACGGTGAAGAATCGGTTCACGAATGGATTCCTCCATGGTCCGAACACGGTCCGCTGGCCGGTGTGCTCGATTTCGGTGCGCACTTCGTCGTAGACGTGGTCGGGTAGGTCCGTCTGGCCCTCGCTCAGGAAGGCATCGATGAGCCGATTGGGATCGCGGGGCGCAGTCATGCCGTTCGCTCCTGTGAGGGCACTCGGGCGTCAGCTTCCAGGCTGGCCCGCAGCGCGATGGTGGCGTGGTGGATGCGGGACTTCGCGGTCCCAAGTGGAATACCGAGTCGGTCGGCCACCTCGGGCACGGGCAGTCCCACGTAGTGGTGGAGGACCAGGACCGCACGCTGCTCAACGGTGAGGC containing:
- a CDS encoding nuclear transport factor 2 family protein, with protein sequence MSHHEHPNATLFREMNAKLNAEGPQAMADYLADDVEWHEIGRVEPIRGKAALAERWAGMGDAGGSFSVDVHDTVANDDHVIQLVTATVTMGGKTFTYRTAEIFHVRDGKVTARWAFSDDTAAINEFFAGT
- a CDS encoding type II toxin-antitoxin system VapC family toxin; translation: MNGLVIDASIAVAIVRREPARDLIRRLLRKRGRPSVPAFFWLEVINSLARRHHYTSADILEAIRELEELGIETIETDAFGRLIVIDLVERHGLTAYDATYLALAESADAELLTTDRQLAAAAGARAILVEPHGRLAEPPAPYEVEPTWPTWRGAAAYLGELRRQAADS
- a CDS encoding type II toxin-antitoxin system prevent-host-death family antitoxin, with product MRTITAMDLRRRMGEWLDRASAGERIVIERDHRPMAVLVPYEDGTRLDQPDEEMIRRREAAFDRLEAFAKRMAIAHPEGPDDLDSAAAIRWERDHGHREL
- a CDS encoding nuclear transport factor 2 family protein; its protein translation is MAEHPSATLIREGLRALNRGDIYEMADMLAEDVEWHEIGRAEPIRGKAALAALYGGAALPDSEITAELHDVVANDDHAIALVTATARRGGRTLTYRTAEIFHVRNGKVTARWAFSDDTAAINEFFAGT
- a CDS encoding ATP-binding protein, producing the protein MTQALPPTPGSTGSPTGATGMPLAVRLGLVLSAAVLVVLLLTGAVVNRVVIRSFDDVVTAQQQDQVDATADALGELLRQGGTLREARSVLLRLSRSMHGPVTVYGPEGREITHFGDQMLPAGETRGLDAPVVVADQEVAMISVIVAAQNPEQPFLRLFNQALVISGLVSLVVIAGLAVWIARRQTRPLRDVTAAASRLEGGDLSARATGGGDRESQELAGAFNTMATRLERTEMLRRRAATDMAHDLATPATVLEGQLQAMIDGVVPKNLANLEAARASASALGSVIVQLGELASAEAAPLQARPERVEVAAILAEAASALDGLYRERGVKVEVQPVAPELAAWADTAHLGRALRNVMTNAAQHTASGRSVRVTATAAGEAGDRVQIRVIDQGPGIPPEDLPHIFERFYRSDPARAIQPATQPGAGPRAGIGLTIARELLAPSGGAISVETTGPDGSTLLMDLPARA
- a CDS encoding response regulator transcription factor encodes the protein MARANSQSRPNGAQARAKPRILIVEDEPQLRALLRLYLEREGYAVADVGDGAAALAAYDAQPPDLVILDLMLPKMQGETVLEELRDRGSVPVLITSAKRTDADRIAGLRQGADDYLGKPFNPHEVTARVAAILRRATPSGGNGHDLTDEPMLSLASGRLALDPATRRYTLAGEGTDAARSGRLTPGEARLLLALARRPGSVMTREQLLEAVARRPDDVFERVVDVHVANLRRKLRDDAADPWLIETVPQAGYRLVASRDAI
- a CDS encoding nitroreductase family protein, which encodes METWQAINTVRVVRRFADRPLADEHLDRILNAGRRTGSSKNEQKWAFISVTDREVLSQLTGVGRYADHLTGAAVAVALITPDDSGRGSRSLLWDLGRAAQSMVLAAWELGIGSAPATVFDFDLAAQVLGLPDGQRCHYLLSFGYPADPSVLTAPNKRGGRKPLDAVVHRERW
- a CDS encoding cold shock domain-containing protein, which codes for MTTGTIKRVISERGFGFIGGPDGKEYFFHKNELAASLDFDRLVGGESVAFEVESSPKGDRAVKVQAA